The DNA window GGGTTGGAGCGCGGCCTGGCCGCCCACCACGCCGGCATGCTCCCGGTTTTCAAGGAGATCGTCGAGGAGCTGTTCGTCCGAGGCCTGGTCAAGGCCGTCTTCGCCACCGAGACCCTCGCGCTGGGCATCAACATGCCGGCCCGCTGCGTGGTCCTGGAACGGCTGGTCAAATACAACGGCGAAGCGCACGTCGACCTGACCCCGGGGGAGTACACGCAGCTCACCGGGCGGGCCGGCCGGCGCGGCATCGACGTGGAGGGGCACGCCGTGGTGGTGTGGTCCCCGGAGACCGACCCGCGGCACGTCGCCGGGCTCGCCTCCACCCGCACCTACCCGCTGCGCTCCAGCTTCCGGCCCTCGTACAACATGGCGGTCAACCTCGTCGGCACGGTCGGCGCGGAGCCCGCCCGGGCCCTGCTGGAGTCCTCGTTCGCCCAGTTCCAGGCGGACCGGTCGGTGGTCGGCCTGGCCCGGCAGGTGCAGCGCAACACCGAGACCATCGAGGCGTACGGCGCGGAGGCCGCCTGCCACCACGGCGACTTCGACGAGTACTTCGCGCTGCGGGTGGCGATCGCCGACCGGGAGAAGGCCATCGCCCGGCAGGGGCAGACCCAGCGCAAGGCCGCCGCGGTGGCTTCGCTGGAGCGGCTGCGGGTCGGCGACGTGATCCGGGTGCCGGCGGGCCGGCGGGCCGGGCTGGCCGTGGTGCTGGACCCGGCGACCGGTGGCTTCGGCGAGCCCCGGCCGCTCGTGCTCACGCAGGACCGCTGGGCCGGGCGGGTCAGCCCGGGCGACTTCACCACCCCGGCCGAAGTGCTGGCCCGGATCCGGGTGCCCAAGCACTTCAACCACCGCTCGCCGGCCGCCCGGCGTGACCTCGCCGCCGAGGTCAGCGGCACCGGACTGGACCGGCACGGCGGCCGGCGGGGTGGGCGTTCCCGGCAGGTGACCGGCGAGGACCACCAGCTCACCCAGCTCCGCACCGAGCTACGTCACCACCCCTGCCACGCCTGCCCGGAGCGGGAGGAGCACGCCCGGTGGGCCGAGCGGCGCCGGCGTTTGGAGCGCGACACCGAGGAGCTGCGTGAGCGGGTCTCCGGCCGTACCGGGTCCCTCGCGCGGACATTCGACCGGATCGTGGCGCTGCTGACCGACCGGGGCTACCTCACCGGCGACGGCGCGGTCACCGACGCCGGTCGGATGCTCGGCCGGATCTGGACGGAAGCGGACCTGCTGGTCGCCGAGTGCCTGCGCCGGGGGGTGTGGGACGGGCTGTCGCCGGCCGAGCTGGCCGCCGCCGTGTCCGTGGTGGTCTTCGAGGCGCGCCGCGACGTCGACGAGCGGGCGTCGCTGCCGCGCGGACCGGTGGCCGACGCGGTCGACGAGACGCTGAAGCTGTGGGGCGAGATCGAGGCCGACGAGGCGGCGCGCGGGCTGACCGCGACCCGGGAGCCGGACCTCGGCTTCGCCTGGCCGGTCTACCGGTGGGCCCGTGGTGACGCGCTGGCCAAGGTGCTCGGCAGCGGTCACGAGATCGACGGTGAGATGCCGGCCGGCGACTTCGTCCGCTGGGCGCGCCAGGTGGTCGACCTGCTGGGTCAGCTGGCCGACTCCGGCGGCGCGTCACCGGACCTGCGCTCCACCGCCCGGCAGGCGATCGCGGCCATCAACAGAGGTGTGCTGGCGTATCACACCTCTGCCTGATCACTTTCGGTCACCGTCGTCGGCGAACCGACGCATCGGACGGTCACCGCGACAGCACCCCCCCCCGGATAGCCCGGGGGGTGCTGTCGCGCCTGTTCGGAGCACCCCTGATCATTGCCCCGGCGCTTCCTCTACGCGCCGGTAACGAACGGGGAGAAGGCCGCCATGGCGGAGATCAATCACTTTGAGTACGGGTGGATCACGCCCGCGCTGAGCTACGCGCTGTCCGTGCTCGGTTCGGTCCTCGGGCTGATCTGCGCCGGGCGTATCCGCACCGCCGGCACCGCCGGCCAGCGTGCGTGGTGGGGGTTGCTGGCCGCCTGGGCCCTCGGCGGCACCGCCATCTGGGCGATGCACTTCATGGCCATGCTCGGCTTCGCCGTCGCCGGCACCCGTATCCGGTACGACGTGCCGCTCACCGCGGCCAGCACGGCCATCGCCGTCGTGGCGGTCGGCATCGGCCTGGCCATCGTGGGCACCGGCCGGCTGAACCCGGTACGGCTGATCGCCGGCGGGATCTTCACCGGGGTTGGTGTGGCCGCCATGCACTACAGCGGGATGGCGGCGATGCGCCTGAACGGCAGCCTCGGCTACGACACGACCCGGGTCGCGCTCTCGGTGGCGATCGCTATCGTGGCGGCCACCGTCGCGCTGTGGCTCGCGATGACCGTCCGGCGGCCGCTGGCGATCTTCGCCTCCGCGCTGGTGATGGGCATTGCCGTGAACGGCATGCACTTCACCGGCATGAGCGCCCTCTCGGTGCACCAGCACGAGGAGCAGGGTGAGATCACCGGCACCGGGATGAGCACGCTCCTGGTGCCGATCGTGCTGGCGGTGATCTTCGGCGTGGTCGGTCTGCTCTACGCCCTGCTCGCCGCGCCGACCGACGACGACCGGGCCGCCGCCGCGTACCTGGACGGTCGGCGGGCCCCGGAGCCGGCCGCCGCGGCACCGGTCGTCGCCCCGGACCCGGTCGGGCTGCGCGCCCGCTCCACGCTCGGCCAGCCCGGCACCCCGTTCCCGTCCCGTCGGGAGACGCCACCCCGCTGACCGCGACCGGGCGGCGCGGAACGGGTCGACAGTGTGGGGGCCACCAGGGCGCGCGCCGAGATTCGGTGCACCGCCCTGGTGGCCCGCTGCTGTGGCTCAGCCGACGCGGGTCAGACCTGGGTCTGGTTCGGACACCACACGCCGGATCCGTAGTCCTTCAGCAGGTCGTCGCGGATTTAGCCGCCGACCCTGGCCTGCACGTTGGCGACGTAGGTCCACGTGTCGACCCCGTTGATGTCCAGCGCGTAGCAGTGGTAGTCGAGCGACTGGCTGGAGTACGAGACACCGGACTCCGCGCAGCGGGTGCTGGACCCGACGCGCATGTTGGCGGCCCCGGTGGTGTCGAGGTCCGGCGGAGCGCTTCGTCCGCAGCTCCAGTGCGCCGAGGCCTGCGTCGGAGCGGCGATCGCGCCAGCGAACGCGCCCGCGGCGACAACTGCGATCGCTGTTGCGACGGTGAAAGGTCGGAGAGCTTCTCTGGTCACGCTTCCTCCGATCGCTCTGCGTAATGACCGGGTGCGACGGTGATGGCGATTCTGATTGCGCGGGCTTCATGCCTAGAACTACTATGCATTGCAGATCTAGGTATAGGTGGTCCCATGCACATCACCAAGGACCTCGTGGCGGCCTCGGCGACACCACTCGTGCTGGGGATCCTCGCCGAGGGCGAGAGCTACGGCTACGCGATCCTCAAGCAGGTCAACGACCTCTCGGGCGGGCAACTGGAGTGGACCGACGGCCTGCTCTACCCACTGCTGCACCGCCTGGAGCGGCTCGGCCACGTCGAGTCGGCCTGGGAGACCCCGGCGGGAGGGCGACGCCGGAAGTACTACCGCATCACCGACCAGGGCCGGGCCGAGCTCGCCGAGCAGCGCCGCCAGTGGGCCGCCGTCGTCGACGCCCTGTGGGGCGTCTGGAGCACGACACAGTCCATCAAGCCGATCGCGGTACCGGCATGGGGGTCGGGACTATGACCGTCGACAACGATCTGGAGGGCCAGATCGCCGAGTGGCGGGCCTACATCCACCGCCGCCGGGAGCTGCACCACACCGATGCCGAGGAGCTGGAGGACCACCTTCGCAGCCGGATCGCCGAGCTGACCGAGGCCGGCCTGCGGGCCGACGAATCTTTCCTCATCGCTGTCAAGCGCATGGGCAGCCTCGATGACCTGTCGCGGGAGTTCGCCCGCGAGCACTCCGAGCGCCTATGGAAACAACTCGTGCTGCCCGGCGAGCCGGACGCGCCCACCGCCGCCCGCTCCCGTCGCGAGTTGCCCGTCATGGTGCTCTGTGCGGCCGTCGCGGCGCTCGCGATCAAGGTGCCGTCCTGGTTCGGGCTCGACCTGTCCGGGGACGACGACGCCGGCTTCTACGCGCGAAATGCCAGCCTCTTCGCGCTGCCGGCCCTTGCGGCGTACTTCGCCTGGCACCGCCGCGTCGGTCCTCGCGTCATCGGGGCGCTCGCGTTGCTGTTCGTTCTCGGCGCGGTCGCCGCGAACGCGTACCCGCTGGCCGACGGCTCGCAGACC is part of the Micromonospora cremea genome and encodes:
- a CDS encoding MHYT domain-containing protein, producing MAEINHFEYGWITPALSYALSVLGSVLGLICAGRIRTAGTAGQRAWWGLLAAWALGGTAIWAMHFMAMLGFAVAGTRIRYDVPLTAASTAIAVVAVGIGLAIVGTGRLNPVRLIAGGIFTGVGVAAMHYSGMAAMRLNGSLGYDTTRVALSVAIAIVAATVALWLAMTVRRPLAIFASALVMGIAVNGMHFTGMSALSVHQHEEQGEITGTGMSTLLVPIVLAVIFGVVGLLYALLAAPTDDDRAAAAYLDGRRAPEPAAAAPVVAPDPVGLRARSTLGQPGTPFPSRRETPPR
- a CDS encoding DEAD/DEAH box helicase, with protein sequence MSSPAERYAAARRRAAQASQFPALDEFALDLGFDLDDFQREACQSLERGSGVLVCAPTGAGKTVVGEFAVHLALRGRPGDPAAADDPAAPPTRRKCFYTTPIKALSNQKYHDLVARYGAEQVGLLTGDNAINGDAPVVVMTTEVLRNMLYAGSSTLQGLAYVVMDEVHYLADRFRGGVWEEVIIHLPASVTLVSLSATVSNAEEFADWLVTVRGETAVVVSEHRPVPLWQHMLVGKRMFDLFHDADAARKHDVHPELLRYTRDTMRRLELGEGRSAGPGAGRRGPRWRGPMRPDIVDRLDREGLLPAILFIFSRAGCAAAVQQCLAAGLRLTSPEERAEIRRVVESRVTAIPGEDLSVLGYWEWLDGLERGLAAHHAGMLPVFKEIVEELFVRGLVKAVFATETLALGINMPARCVVLERLVKYNGEAHVDLTPGEYTQLTGRAGRRGIDVEGHAVVVWSPETDPRHVAGLASTRTYPLRSSFRPSYNMAVNLVGTVGAEPARALLESSFAQFQADRSVVGLARQVQRNTETIEAYGAEAACHHGDFDEYFALRVAIADREKAIARQGQTQRKAAAVASLERLRVGDVIRVPAGRRAGLAVVLDPATGGFGEPRPLVLTQDRWAGRVSPGDFTTPAEVLARIRVPKHFNHRSPAARRDLAAEVSGTGLDRHGGRRGGRSRQVTGEDHQLTQLRTELRHHPCHACPEREEHARWAERRRRLERDTEELRERVSGRTGSLARTFDRIVALLTDRGYLTGDGAVTDAGRMLGRIWTEADLLVAECLRRGVWDGLSPAELAAAVSVVVFEARRDVDERASLPRGPVADAVDETLKLWGEIEADEAARGLTATREPDLGFAWPVYRWARGDALAKVLGSGHEIDGEMPAGDFVRWARQVVDLLGQLADSGGASPDLRSTARQAIAAINRGVLAYHTSA
- a CDS encoding PadR family transcriptional regulator; translation: MHITKDLVAASATPLVLGILAEGESYGYAILKQVNDLSGGQLEWTDGLLYPLLHRLERLGHVESAWETPAGGRRRKYYRITDQGRAELAEQRRQWAAVVDALWGVWSTTQSIKPIAVPAWGSGL